A window from Eubalaena glacialis isolate mEubGla1 chromosome 1, mEubGla1.1.hap2.+ XY, whole genome shotgun sequence encodes these proteins:
- the CDK5R2 gene encoding cyclin-dependent kinase 5 activator 2, translating to MGTVLSLSPASSAKGRRPGGLPEEKKKAPPSGDEALGGYGAPPVGKGGKGESRLKRPSVLISALTWKRLVAASAKKKKGSKKVTPKPASTGADSLVQQRNRENLLRKGRDPPDGGGAAKPLAVPVPTVPAAAATCEPPSGGSAVAPPPGSGGGKPPPPPPPAPQAAPPVPGGSPRRVIVQASTGELLRCLGDFVCRRCYRLKELSPGELVGWFRGVDRSLLLQGWQDQAFITPANLVFVYLLCRESLRGDELASAAELQAAFLTCLYLAYSYMGNEISYPLKPFLVEPDKERFWQRCLRLIQRLSPQMLRLNADPHFFTQVFQDLKNEGEAAAGAGGPPSGGAPAASSSSAARDSCATGAKHWTMNLDR from the coding sequence ATGGGCACGGTGCTGTCTCTTTCCCCCGCCTCCTCGGCCAAGGGCCGGAGGCCCGGCGGGCTGCCCGAGGAGAAGAAGAAGGCGCCGCCCTCGGGAGACGAGGCGCTGGGGGGATACGGGGCGCCGCCAGTAGGCAAGGGCGGTAAAGGCGAGAGCCGGCTCAAGCGGCCGTCCGTGCTCATCTCGGCGCTCACCTGGAAGCGTCTGGTGGCCGCGTCTGCCAAGAAGAAGAAAGGCAGCAAGAAGGTGACGCCCAAGCCGGCGTCCACCGGCGCCGACTCCCTGGTCCAGCAACGCAACCGCGAGAACCTTCTCCGCAAGGGTCGGGACCCCCCCGACGGCGGCGGCGCCGCCAAGCCCCTGGCGGTGCCCGTGCCCACCGTGCCCGCGGCCGCCGCCACCTGCGAGCCGCCGTCGGGGGGCAGCGCCGTCGCCCCACCTCCAGGCTCGGGCGGAGGGaaaccgccgccgccgccgcccccagcCCCGCAGGCGGCGCCGCCGGTACCTGGTGGCTCGCCGCGGCGGGTCATCGTGCAGGCGTCTACGGGAGAGCTGCTGCGCTGCCTGGGCGACTTCGTGTGCCGACGCTGCTACCGTCTCAAGGAGCTAAGCCCAGGCGAGCTGGTGGGCTGGTTCCGCGGAGTGGACCGCTCGCTGCTGCTGCAGGGCTGGCAAGACCAGGCCTTCATTACGCCCGCCAACCTGGTGTTCGTGTACCTGCTGTGCCGCGAGTCGCTGCGCGGGGATGAGCTGGCGTCGGCCGCCGAGCTGCAGGCTGCCTTCCTCACCTGCCTCTACCTCGCCTACTCCTACATGGGCAACGAGATCTCCTACCCGCTCAAGCCCTTCCTCGTGGAGCCCGACAAGGAGCGCTTCTGGCAACGCTGCCTGCGCCTCATCCAGCGGCTCAGTCCGCAGATGCTGCGGCTCAACGCCGACCCCCACTTCTTCACGCAGGTCTTCCAAGACCTCAAGAACGAGGGCGAGGCCGCTGCCGGCGCCGGGGGTCCTCCCAGCGGGGGAGCGCCCgcggcctcctcctcctcggccGCCAGGGACAGCTGCGCGACTGGAGCCAAGCACTGGACTATGAACCTGGACCGCTAG